From the genome of Croceibacterium atlanticum:
ACGCGCAGCTTCTTCAGCACGTCATAACCATGCATGTCAGGCAGGTTCAGATCGAGCAGTATGATATCGTAATCATAGAGCTTGCCCAGATCGAGGCCTTCCTCCCCCAGGTCCGTGGAATAAACATTGAAGCCTTCAGTCGTGAGCATGAGCTCAATAGCCTTCGCCGTGGTCGGCTCGTCTTCGATCAGCAAAACTCGCATTCGTTAGCCCCTGTTGGATCCCGCGGTAACCTGCCGCTAAGAGGTGTTGACCGGAATTAACCACGCCATGTCTCAACGAAAAAGGTTAATTAGTCGTAAAACCCCCTGCGGGCGACGGGTCGAGTCTTTTCGGCCACAGTCAAGAATTGCGCCCGGGCGGCATTCTGGCGGTGCCGTGCCGCCTGCCTCCTCTATCAGGCTATTCGGGCGAGTTTTTTCTGCCTTCGGCGCTGCACGGAAGACCCGATTCCGATTGCCTCGCGATATTTGGCGACGGTTCGCCGGGCGAGGTCGAAGCCTTTTTCCTTCAGCAATTCCACCAGCTTGTCGTCAGACAATATGGCCTTGGGATCTTCCGCATCGACCAGGGCGCGAATCTGGGCCTTGACCGTTTCGGCCGAAACAGACCCTTCGCCATCCGCCGCCGCGACGCCGCTGGTGAAGAAATATTTCAATTCGAACGTGCCGCGCGGGCAATTGAGATATTTGTTCGAGGTGACGCGGCTGACCGTGCTTTCATGCATGTCGATGGCTTCCGCCACGGCCCGCAGGGTCAGCGGCTTGAGCGCGGAGACGCCCCTTTCGAAAAAGCCCTGTTGCAGCTTCACGATTTCGGATGCGACCTTGAGGATGGTTTTCTGCCGCTGATCCAGCGCCTTCACCAGCCAGTTGGCATCTGCCAGCTTTTCGCCCAGCCAGCTCTTCGTCGCCTTGTCTGCCCGGCCACCCCGCAATTCCACGTAATAGCCGCGATTGACGATCAGGCGCGGCAGGGTCGCCTGGTTCAGGGCGATGTCCCATCCGCCCGCCTTGCCCGGCGCGATCAATATGTCCGGCACCACCGGCGCCCGTTCCGCACTGCCGAAACGCAGGCCGGGCTTGGGATCGTAGCTCCTCAGTTCGTCCAGCATGTCGGCCAGATCTTCATCGTCCACCTGGCACAGCCGCTTGAGCTGGGGGAAACTGCCGCGCGCGACGAGATCCAGATTGTCCAGCAACCGTTCCATGCAGGGATCGTAGCGATCCGCTTCCATGGCCTGCAGCGCCAGGCATTCCGAAAGCGACCTGGCGCCCACACCCGTCGGATCAAGCGATTGCAGCAGCGCGAGCGCTTCTTCCACCTTGTCCGGCAAAACACCGAGATTCTGCGAAACTTCCCGCAGCGACACGGTGAGATAGCCTGCTTCGTCCAGCTGCCCCACCAGATGGCGGGTGATGAAGGCGCATTGCGGATCGCGCGTGGCGGCGCCGATCTGCGCTTCCAGATGTTCCGCCAGTGTCGGTTCGTCATCGCCCCGTTCATCGATATCGGGCAGATCCTCGCCCGATCCGGAATAGGATTGCGCCGACCAGTCGCCCGTATCCCGGTCCCGATCGAGCGCGGCGGGATCTATATCCAGCGGCGAATCGGCTTCGCCCGCGCCGCGCATCATCAATTCGACGGAAGTCGGATCTGCCGGCGTGGTGTCGGCGGCGGGGCCTTCCTCGCCCCGTTCTTGCGAAAGCTCGCCGGCTTCCAGCAACGGGTTGTTGTCCAGCGCGTCGGAAATGAAAGTCTCGATTTCGAGATTGGACAACGCCAGCAGCTTGATCGCCTGCTGCAATTGCGGCGTCATCACCAGCGACTGGGACTGGCGGAGGTCGAGCCTCGGACCCAGCGCCATAACTCAGGATCCCCCCACGCGCAGCATCAGAGCGTAAAGCTCTCGCCCAGATAGAGCCGGCGCACATTTTCATCCGCGACAAGTTCTTCCGGGCTGCCGGCAAAGAGCACCTGCCCGCCGTAGATGATGCAGGCCCGGTCCACGATATCGAGCGTTTCGCGAACATTGTGGTCGGTAATCAGCACGCCGATGCCCCGGTTCTTCAGATCGGTCACCAATCCGCGAATATCGGCAATGGATAGCGGATCGATGCCGGCGAAGGGTTCATCCAGCAGCATGATCGAAGGCTTTGCAGCCAGCGCGCGGGC
Proteins encoded in this window:
- the rpoN gene encoding RNA polymerase factor sigma-54, with product MALGPRLDLRQSQSLVMTPQLQQAIKLLALSNLEIETFISDALDNNPLLEAGELSQERGEEGPAADTTPADPTSVELMMRGAGEADSPLDIDPAALDRDRDTGDWSAQSYSGSGEDLPDIDERGDDEPTLAEHLEAQIGAATRDPQCAFITRHLVGQLDEAGYLTVSLREVSQNLGVLPDKVEEALALLQSLDPTGVGARSLSECLALQAMEADRYDPCMERLLDNLDLVARGSFPQLKRLCQVDDEDLADMLDELRSYDPKPGLRFGSAERAPVVPDILIAPGKAGGWDIALNQATLPRLIVNRGYYVELRGGRADKATKSWLGEKLADANWLVKALDQRQKTILKVASEIVKLQQGFFERGVSALKPLTLRAVAEAIDMHESTVSRVTSNKYLNCPRGTFELKYFFTSGVAAADGEGSVSAETVKAQIRALVDAEDPKAILSDDKLVELLKEKGFDLARRTVAKYREAIGIGSSVQRRRQKKLARIA